From one Leishmania panamensis strain MHOM/PA/94/PSC-1 chromosome 9 sequence genomic stretch:
- a CDS encoding hypothetical protein (TriTrypDB/GeneDB-style sysID: LpmP.09.1030): MRQRSKPATAVPPPASDGGPEDSGGKPVFSPAGTTPWSPQRDASPLSTSSEVLSSADSSSACESSPRSSSSCSDGDDEQRRVGNRGGVTGAANAAAASADYSKSRSARAKRWLKKNLIPEFVHEYGRTVYGGNPLSQQTLPGVFNYPSPFILVPIFYVLMVPFLIVGGAVLVKGRQQHIIEQEYSHIHQYQYVPSNTSVNINQGILQFTADGVTHVQGTRTWLEINISRGILAPVYMYYKISNMHQNHRDFHRGRSNSQLRGKSTIDKTYTCQPYTYPGFRNNKGETPITITDATGRQVTRPARYFTYNPCGIAPWSKFNDTFVLYRKLTPAEVLQASISGVPVLHGGVDGTTPVELICNGTDFGLKGEPLDGSVAVNRCSKMGISWKADRNIRFHNMTLREDWWSLYYPYPTTNEYLRNGWYLDEPGHSLPDPSDYDLQVWMRASFTSNFRKLYRIIDMPLYPGTYLVDISEFYDVVSFRGRKSVVLQHTNWIGGPNIGLGVIFILMGCLSFILGVTFTVECLLQLNGVNRYERLDEPKRSWYVFPPNEPEFASYYQLRLRRHIPMAQLQSLRKAVAVLEDLVHASETAPLTQQQSNSDTEVSGAGGNGHLA, translated from the coding sequence ATGCGTCAACGCAGCAAGCCGGCCacagctgtgccgccgcctgccaGCGATGGCGGTCCGGAAGATAGTGGTGGTAAACCCGTCTTCTCGCCTGCAGGGACAACGCCTTGGTCGCCGCAGCGAGATGCGTCGCCGCTGAGCACATCTTCTGAGGTGTTGTCGTCCGCagactcctcctccgcatgCGAATCCTCGCCGaggtcatcgtcgtcgtgcTCCGATGGTGACGATGAGCAACGCCGTGTGGGCAATCGTGGGGGTGTCACTGGCGCAGCGAatgccgcggctgcctcggCGGATTACTCCAAAAGCCGCAGCGCCCGGGCAAAGCGATGGCTGAAGAAGAACCTCATCCCAGAGTTCGTGCACGAGTATGGGCGCACCGTCTACGGTGGTAACCCACTCTCGCAGCAGACGCTGCCCGGTGTCTTCAACTACCCATCGCCCTTCATTCTCGTGCCCATCTTCTACGTCCTGATGGTACCCTTCTTGATCGTGGGGGGGGCAGTGCTAGTGAAAGGACGTCAACAACATATCATCGAGCAGGAGTACAGCCACATCCACCAGTACCAGTACGTGCCGTCGAATACGAGCGTGAACATCAACCAAGGCATCCTGCAGTTCACGGCGGACGGTGTGACGCACGTGCAAGGCACGCGGACGTGGCTGGAGATCAACATCAGCCGCGGCATCCTGGCGCCGGTGTACATGTATTACAAGATCTCTAATATGCACCAAAATCACCGCGACTTCCACCGCGGCCGCTCCAACTCGCAGCTGAGGGGCAAGTCCACTATTGACAAGACGTACACGTGCCAGCCATACACGTACCCCGGGTTCCGCAATAACAAGGGTGAAACccccatcaccatcaccgatGCAACCGGGAGGCAAGTGACGCGGCCGGCCAGGTATTTCACGTACAACCCCTGCGGCATCGCGCCGTGGTCTAAGTTTAACGACACGTTCGTTCTCTACCGCAAGCTGACAccagcggaggtgctgcaagCAAGCATCAGTGGTGTGCCGGTGCTCCACGGTGGCGTGGATGGCACGACTCCGGTGGAGCTGATCTGCAACGGCACCGATTTTGGGCTGAAAGGCGAGCCCCTCGACGGCAGCGTGGCAGTGAACCGCTGTTCCAAGATGGGCATCAGCTGGAAGGCGGACAGGAATATTCGCTTCCACAACATGACGCTGCGCGAGGACTGGTGGTCGCTCTACTACCCGTACCCGACCACGAACGAGTATCTGCGCAACGGCTGGTACCTGGACGAGCCGGGACACTCGCTGCCGGACCCCTCCGACTACGACCTGCAGGTGTGGATGCGAGCCTCCTTCACGTCCAACTTTCGCAAGCTGTACCGTATCATCGACATGCCACTCTATCCCGGCACGTACCTGGTGGACATCAGTGAGTTCTACGACGTGGTGAGCTTCCGTGGCCGCAAGAGCGTGGTGCTACAGCACACCAACTGGATTGGCGGCCCCAACATAGGGCTCGGCGTCATATTCATCCTGATGGGATGCCTGTCTTTTATCCTCGGCGTCACCTTCACAGTGGAATGCCTGCTACAACTCAACGGCGTGAATCGGTACGAGCGCCTAGACGAGCCGAAGCGCAGCTGGTACGTGTTCCCGCCGAATGAGCCCGAGTTTGCGAGCTACTATCAGTTGCGCCTCCGTCGCCATATACCgatggcacagctgcagtcgctgcgcaAGGCTGTagcggtgctggaggacTTGGTGCACGCCTCTGAGACCGCACCGCTTACTCAGCAAcagagcaacagcgacacTGAGGTAAGCGGGGCTGGTGGTAACGGCCATCTCGCGTGA
- a CDS encoding hypothetical protein (TriTrypDB/GeneDB-style sysID: LpmP.09.1040) translates to MVTADTVANPIARPSCEIHTSNSTPVRCSQISARAQKARTTALVSPQPVLLRNPYSRDRPCLVDAPHNDGNTSRCAYQHGRTSSSHADVEALLSRQNAVLYDACVTRLRVVRQERRVLTTTLEASKKRLEGVKVLLDAWSEKPRQPPATAQTEQAEKAGEVREPQSSNSPRTQETEKMVRQLRALDRANDELRRHYEALEREKKHCLTVHKARLRRVLTAAAPSSTTSRRPSAAAVWDESRGSTRSATFARDAQTLDTRLTVAMAQQQALRQELELVMAKERGRMKALTDLQARGFASVHAPDQSGSAITTALRKAAA, encoded by the coding sequence ATGGTCACGGCGGATACCGTAGCGAACCCAATAGCACGACCGTCTTGCGAAATCCACACGAGCAACAGTACACCAGTCCGGTGTTCTCAAATCTCTGCTCGAGCCCAAAAAGCGCGAACGACAGCGCTCGTGTCACCGCAacccgtgctgctgcgcaacccCTACAGCAGAGATCGACCGTGCCTTGTCGACGCACCGCATAACGATGGCAACACCAGCCGTTGCGCTTACCAACACGGACGAACCTCATCATCTCACGCTgacgtggaggcgctgctgtcacggCAAAATGCTGTGCTGTACGACGCGTGCGTCACGCGGCTGCGAGTGGTGCGGCAGGAGCGCCGCGTGCTAACCACAACGTTGGAGGCCTCGAAGAAGCGACTTGAAGGAGTGAAGGTACTCCTTGATGCGTGGAGTGAGAAACCTCGACAACCGCCCGCTACAGCACAGACAGAGCAAGCGGAGAAGGCTGGAGAAGTCCGGGAGCCGCAGTCAAGCAACTCGCCGAGGACGCAGGAAACAGAGAAGATGGTGCGTCAGCTTCGAGCGTTGGACAGGGCGAACGACGAGCTTCGTCGACACTACGAGGCGctggagcgagagaaaaagcacTGCTTGACGGTTCACAAAGCACGACTGCGGCGGGTGCTgaccgccgcagcaccttccTCGACAACATCGCGCCGAccctctgctgcagccgtgTGGGATGAGTCCAGAGGCTCCACCCGTAGCGCCACCTTCGCACGCGATGCACAGACGCTTGACACTCGTCTCACTGTTGCCATGGCGCAGCAACAAGCACTGCGACAGGAACTTGAACTGGTCATGGCAAAGGAGCGCGGACGCATGAAGGCACTCACTGATCTGCAAGCACGCGGCTTTGCCTCTGTGCATGCGCCCGACCAGAGCGGTAGCGCCATCACTACAGCCTTACGCAAAGCGGCCGCCTGA
- a CDS encoding phospholipid:diacylglycerol acyltransferase, putative (TriTrypDB/GeneDB-style sysID: LpmP.09.1050), which produces MKEKSSSNKALASQPATANTTSSPRKSQVYRRRTSLDQHVEPRVRSSTNMVAAIQAVPSMSIETSADAMRRPPPLVVSPSNPKVSAARRSAPSVAERQRHHKQHKGLTGDGQPQSYWKRLSSLMLDQEEFEDLDNPLMSPTDPAKVTDSQWRTTQMIERLPLPSWVKQSLFDVLDFLTRKRVHFVVLILAVLMFVIAPEGMMEDVAGTFTVDEDARPGLTFFNKYNRGSTYLPRRHPVAIIPGFITGALEVWDTSMKCVRQKPFLGFRQRMFGPQMIYLILSDPQCWLDLFSMDKKTGMDRNDTKVRPDSGFTSVDFFFPGYWVWAKVLINLADIGYDPQSMAVMTYDWRLSPLKVHERDGFFYQVRNNLRFLCRKNRQRAVVISHSYGTTVALAFFRWAEQRESGFMDRHVAYYVSVGGVAMGVGKAASAMLLGDARDTLNIPWAARKILDNFISQEARYNLSRSWSCLVSMLPRGCEDAWPGLTVLPNGTSLGTRGTAELIRGECQRTGHEDCVREVSSFLETIDDLPSLPQAPNTTVACLYGVGLPAEMGYYLMSNPVKGNTETPYVGNSSVFNNNTSYGVRMSDGDDTVPLISLAYMCRAVNGWKRNVGRVVTREFNHTITGTSSLNLRGGKLSAKHVDILGNYEMLETILKIASGIDEEAVENPEADEFTYTETDTGETSTLQRRVHDRIYSDVDFIIRGKLRRCLRKKNKPIRSIENYKDAQDLV; this is translated from the coding sequence atgaaggaaaagagcagcagcaacaaggCGCTCGCCTCTCAGCCAGCCACCGCTAACACGACGTCGAGTCCTCGAAAAAGTCAAGTTTACCGTCGCCGCACTTCGCTGGATCAGCACGTAGAGCCTCGCGTCAGGTCATCCACAAACATGGTTGCCGCCATACAGGCGGTGCCGTCCATGAGCATCGAAACAAGCGCCGACGCGATGCgccgcccgccgccgctggtggtaTCACCGTCGAACCCGAAGGTGTCCGCAGCACGACGGTCGGCACCGTCAGTCGCAGAGAGACAACGTCACCACAAGCAACACAAAGGGTTAACTGGGGACGGGCAACCGCAGAGCTACTGGAAGCGCCTGTCCTCTTTGATGCTTGACCAGGAAGAGTTCGAGGACCTCGACAACCCACTCATGAGTCCAACCGACCCCGCAAAGGTCACTGACTCGCAGTGGCGCACGACTCAGATGATCGAGCGTCTGCCGCTCCCCAGCTGGGTGAAGCAAAGCCTATTTGATGTGCTCGACTTCCTGACACGTAAGAGGGTGCACTTTGTCGTGCTGATTCTGGCGGTGCTCATGTTTGTGATCGCGCCAGAAGGCATGATGGAGGACGTCGCCGGTACCTTCACAGTCGATGAGGACGCACGACCGGGGCTCACCTTCTTCAACAAGTACAACAGAGGCAGCACATACCTGCCACGGCGGCACCCCGTCGCCATCATCCCGGGCTTCATCACCGGCGCGCTTGAGGTGTGGGACACCTCGATGAAGTGTGTGCGGCAGAAGCCTTTCTTAGGATTCAGACAGCGCATGTTTGGTCCGCAGATGATCTACCTCATCCTGTCTGATCCTCAGTGCTGGCTGGACTTGTTCAGCATGGACAAGAAGACTGGAATGGACCGCAATGACACGAAGGTGCGCCCCGACTCAGGCTTTACATCGGTGGACTTCTTCTTCCCAGGCTACTGGGTCTGGGCGAAGGTGCTTATTAACCTAGCGGATATCGGCTACGACCCACAGAGCATGGCGGTCATGACATATGACtggcgcctctcccctcttaAGGTGCACGAGCGTGACGGCTTCTTTTACCAGGTGCGCAACAACCTGCGTTTTCTGTGTCGGAAGAACCGGCAGCGGGCGGTGGTCATCTCACATAGCTACGGAACGACCGTCGCGCTAGCCTTCTTCCGATGGGCGGAGCAGCGTGAGAGCGGCTTCATGGACCGCCACGTCGCCTACTACGTGAGCGTAGGCGGCGTTGCAATGGGGGTTGGCAAGGCCGCCTCAGCGATGCTACTCGGCGACGCAAGAGACACACTTAACATTCCgtgggcagcgaggaagaTACTGGACAACTTCATCAGCCAGGAGGCGCGCTATAACTTGTCGCGGTCATGGAGTTGTCTAGTGTCGATGCTGCCGCGCGGTTGCGAGGACGCTTGGCCGGGTCTCACAGTGCTGCCTAACGGTACCTCGCTCGGCACTCGCGGCACGGCGGAACTGATCCGCGGCGAATGCCAGCGCACCGGTCACGAGGACTGCGTTCGTGAGGTCAGCTCCTTCTTGGAGACCATCGACGACTTGCCCTCGTTGCCGCAGGCACCAAATACAACGGTGGCGTGCCTGTACGGCGTCGGGTTGCCAGCAGAAATGGGCTACTACCTCATGTCGAACCCAGTCAAGGGGAACACCGAAACCCCGTACGTGGGGAACAGCTCCGTCTtcaacaacaacacctcTTATGGCGTGCGCATGTCGGACGGCGACGATACGGTGCCACTCATATCGCTCGCGTACATGTGTCGCGCTGTGAACGGGTGGAAGCGTAATGTAGGCCGCGTTGTGACGCGGGAGTTCAATCACACCATCACGGGTACCTCGTCGCTGAACCTGCGCGGTGGCAAGCTGAGTGCCAAGCACGTCGATATCCTTGGCAACTACGAGATGCTAGAAACCATCCTGAAGATAGCCAGCGGCATCGATGAGGAAGCTGTCGAAAACCCTGAGGCGGACGAGTTCACCTACACAGAGACAGACACTGGCGAGACCTCtacgctgcagcgccgtgtgCACGATCGCATCTACTCTGACGTGGATTTCATTATCCGCGGCAAGCTGCGCCGATGTCTGCGCAAGAAGAACAAACCGATCCGATCCATAGAGAACTACAAGGATGCCCAAGACTTGGTGTGA
- a CDS encoding hypothetical protein (TriTrypDB/GeneDB-style sysID: LpmP.09.1060), whose translation MDVHAPNVIINPEKFELVLHANEDCTFELTNVGYEAIIYRVRTTAPLRYYLKHSKGVVKGNSSAKITIFLNQKTFAEGLPVGARYTKDTFRVECAVLGERDVIEAHGANLASLIQKKKDGNAASVVQKYISCRVLLGGDSKDLATAPAAGKARAAGSGGAAASGDAAGRGGGAAGADNGSSSRRSMTVEQMEQNTLNEKRRRNNSSGSWVAVRGNQTTLIRIVAAAVAVLLLAMWMMRGGVEDDMEEVME comes from the coding sequence ATGGACGTGCATGCCCCCAACGTGATCATAAACCCAGAGAAGTTTGAGTTGGTGCTGCACGCCAACGAGGACTGCACCTTCGAGCTGACAAACGTCGGATATGAGGCGATCATCTACCGCGTtcgcaccacagcgccgctgcggtacTACCTGAAGCACTCGAAAGGGGTCGTGAAGGGTAACTCCTCGGCGAAGATCACCATATTTCTAAACCAAAAGACCTTTGCGGAGGGGCTCCCAGTCGGCGCTCGGTACACGAAGGACACCTTCCGCGTGGAGTGCGCCGTGCTGGGGGAACGAGATGTCATCGAGGCGCACGGGGCCAACCTGGCGAGCTTGATtcagaaaaagaaagacggTAATGCCGCATCGGTAGTGCAGAAGTACATCTCCTGCCGCGTGCTACTGGGCGGTGATAGCAAGGACCTGGCCACCGCGCCGGCAGCCGGTAAGGCTAGGGcggccggcagcggtggcgcggcggccagTGGCGATGCGGCTggccgtggcggtggagcCGCCGGTGCGGACAACGGCTCGTCTAGCCGGCGGAGCATGACGGTCGAGCAGATGGAGCAAAATACGCTCAATGAGAAGCGCCGCCggaacaacagcagcggcagctgggTGGCCGTGCGCGGCAACCAGACAACGCTCATTCGCATAGTGGCCGCGGCGGTCGCTGTGCTCTTGCTCGCAATGTGGATgatgcgcggcggcgtcgaggaTGATATGGAGGAGGTTATGGAGTAG
- a CDS encoding DNA-directed RNA polymerase III subunit, putative (TriTrypDB/GeneDB-style sysID: LpmP.09.1070), which produces MFSSYILYDTVAIEAVYFPRHFSNECTGSSGAAMTATTRGTSSAATATAAASRNGDDEVYSLTLRDILLHRLTERYVGRIIPSRGLCVAITEVMEYSASYVRGAAASAWLTATFGVCVFAPTPGTRLKARIAYQAAAGVYLTIDLFVAIPFLVPAESLVPGSCFSAAQGFWYLPLDTVDQEGGTHGAELNAEQAMAAVTVGSAKAGNGYGSGSLASSMFSSPAPAAAAPYNAYMVGAEVIVKVESCTVQSEDVLSAAEEADSVGGDGTIHIMELRGSFVGDALGPMSWFEKDDGA; this is translated from the coding sequence ATGTTTTCCTCATACATCCTATACGACACAGTGGCCATCGAGGCCGTGTACTTCCCTCGTCACTTCTCTAACGAATGCACTGGTAGTAGTGGTGCAGCCATGACGGCCACGACTCGTGGTACCTCGtcggctgcgacggcgacagCCGCGGCCAGCAGGAACGGGGACGATGAGGTCTACTCGCTAACCTTGCGCGACATTCTGCTTCACCGCCTCACAGAGCGGTACGTTGGCCGTATCATCCCCTCTCGCGGTCTGTGCGTGGCTATCACAGAGGTAATGGAGTACTCTGCCAGCTATgtgcgtggcgcagcagcatcggcgtGGCTTACTGCTACCTTTGGTGTTTGCGTGTTCGCGCCGACCCCCGGAACGCGGCTCAAGGCCCGCATTGCTTATCAGGCAGCCGCTGGGGTGTACTTGACGATTGACCTATTTGTGGCCATTCCATTCCTGGTACCGGCGGAATCGTTGGTGCCTGGCTCATGCTTCAGTGCCGCACAAGGATTCTGGTACCTCCCGCTGGACACAGTGGATCAAGAGGGCGGTACGCACGGTGCAGAGCTCAACGCAGAGCAGGCCATGGCAGCGGTAACAGTAGGCAGTGCGAAGGCTGGCAATGGATATGGCAGTGGCTCATTGGCATCCAGCATGTTCTCATCTCCGgcgcccgctgctgcagcaccgtacAACGCCTACATGGTCGGCGCTGAGGTGATTGTGAAGGTGGAGTCGTGCACCGTACAATCGGAAGACGTTTTATCAGCAGCCGAGGAGGCCGACAGCGTCGGTGGGGACGGCACCATTCATATCATGGAGCTGCGCGGCAGCTTCGTCGGCGATGCTCTGGGCCCCATGTCGTGGTTCGAAAAGGACGACGGCGCGTGA